The Mustela erminea isolate mMusErm1 chromosome 18, mMusErm1.Pri, whole genome shotgun sequence genome has a window encoding:
- the CNTROB gene encoding centrobin isoform X2: MATSATSPGSPLRAEDLLSDSSEAPGLNQVSSEVTSQLYASLHLSRQAEATARAQLYLPTTSPPPHEMLDGLAQELSRSLSVGLENNLKKKDGSKHIFEMESVRGQLQSMLQNSRDAAYRDPVTPGPGSERREEDSFDSDSTATLLNTRPLQDLSPSSSAQALEELFPRYASLRPGPPVNPPDFQGLKDALDSEHTRRKHCERHIQSLQTRVLELQQQLVVAVTADRKKDVMIEQLDKTLARVVEGWNRHEAERAEVLRGLQEERQAAELTRSKQQETVTHLEQSLSEAMEALTREQESARLQQRERETLEEERQALTLSLELEQQRSRALQEERDEARAGQLSEHRQLETLRLALEEERQAWAQQERQLQERCGALQEEARVQLEKEKGNAQREAQAAREAQQQLALVQSEVRRLEGELDTARRERDALQLEMSLVQARYESQRLQLESELAVRLEQQVTERLAQAQESSLRQAASLREQHRKQLRDLSAQHQQELSSQLAQFKGEAAEREERQRQVLQDYELRLAREQARVRDLQSGRQQLEEQRAELVERLQAMLQAHWEEANQLLSAPTLPANPPVPTTSPSSPGPQEPEKGERRLWPLPPVAVALKPALQQSREAGEEALGGPPPVLCGSSTDLGLLLGPSFQSQHSFQPLEPKLTSSSAGTFHPDHRPERPFPEEDPGSDGDSFLKQGLPPPSQLEGLKHFLQQLLDTVPQNSEAPSVDLLPPKSGPLAVPSWEDAPRVPHLPPPVHKTKVPLAMASSLFRAHELPSSQSQSSGPSGSSPDTGGDGLAPAGQLMDVSQLLRLYQARGWGALPAEDLLLYLKRQEHGRTDSRGDNIPRRNTDSRLGEIPRKEVLPRRLAPAPKTEKPVRRKGGHPAPSSARSRGGIWR; this comes from the exons ATGGCGACATCAGCTACCAGCCCCGGCTCACCTCTCCGGGCTGAGGATCTCCTGAGTGATTCATCAGAAGCCCCTGGGTTGAACCAAGTGTCCTCTGAGGTGACCTCCCAGCTCTATGCTTCTTTGCACCTTAGTCGCCAGGCGGAGGCCACCGCCCGAGCCCAGCTGtatctccccaccacctccccacctcctcatGAGATGTTAGATGGCTTGGCCCAGGAGCTGAGTCGCAGCTTGTCGGTTGGCTTGGAGAACAACTTGAAGAAAAAG gatGGCTCCAAGCATATCTTTGAGATGGAAAGTGTTCGGGGTCAACTACAGAGCATGCTCCAGAACTCCCGGGATGCAGCCTATC GCGATCCCGTCACTCCGGGTCCTGGCTCAGAGAGACGAGAAGAGGACTCCTTTGACAGTGACAGCACAGCTACCTTGCTTAA CACCCGGCCCCTGCAAGACTTGTCTCCGTCTAGCTCAGCCCAAGCCCTGGAGGAGTTGTTTCCCCGCTATGCCAGTCTTCGCCCAGGGCCCCCCGTCAATCCCCCGGATTTCCAAGGCCTGAAAGATGCTCTGGATTCCGAGCACACCCGTCGCAAG CATTGTGAGCGCCATATTCAGAGCCTCCAGACCCGGGTGCTGGAGCTCCAACAGCAGTTAGTTGTGGCTGTGACTGCAGACCGCAAGAAGGATGTCATGATCGAGCAGCTGGACAAG ACCCTGGCCCGAGTGGTGGAGGGCTGGAACCGTCATGAGGCTGAGCGGGCAGAGGTGCTGCGGGGGCTCCAGGAGGAACGGCAGGCCGCTGAGCTCACCAGGAGCAAGCAGCAGGAG ACAGTGACCCACCTGGAGCAGAGCCTTTCCGAGGCCATGGAGGCCCTGACTCGTGAGCAGGAAAGTGCAAGACTGCAGCAACGGGAAAGAGAGACACTG GAGGAGGAGCGGCAGGCGCTGACCCTGAGCTTGGAGCTGGAGCAGCAGCGGAGCCGGGCCCTGCAGGAGGAGCGGGATGAGGCTCGGGCGGGGCAGCTGAGTGAGCACCGGCAGCTGGAGACGCTGAGGCTGGCCCTGGAGGAGGAGCGACAGGCCTGGGCCCAGCAGGAGCGCCAGCTGCAGGAGCGCTGTGGAGCCCTGCAGGAGGAGGCGCGAGTGCAGCTGGAAAAGGAGAAG GGGAACGCACAGAGGGAGGCGCAGGCGGCACGGGAGGCCCAGCAGCAGCTCGCACTGGTGCAGTCAGAGGTGCGGCGGCTAGAGGGTGAACTGGACACGGCCCGGAGAGAGCGGGACGCCTTGCAGCTGGAGATGAGCTTGGTGCAG GCGCGCTACGAGAGCCAGCGGCTGCAGCTGGAGTCTGAGCTGGCCGTGCGGCTGGAGCAGCAGGTGACCGAGCGGCTGGCGCAAGCCCAGGAGAGCAGCCTCCGGCAGGCCGCCTCCCTGCGGGAGCAACACAG GAAGCAGCTGCGGGACCTGAGCGCACAGCACCAGCAGGAACTGTCCTCTCAGCTGGCCCAGTTCAAGGGGGAGGCGGCGGAGCGGGAGGAGCGTCAGCGGCAGGTGCTGCAGGACTACGAGCTCAG GCTGGCCCGGGAGCAGGCCCGGGTGCGTGACCTGCAGAGCGGCCGCCAGCAGCTGGAGGAGCAGCGGGCCGAGCTGGTGGAGAGGCTCCAGGCCATGCTGCAGGCCCACTGGGAGGAGGCAAACCAGCTGCTCAGTGCCCCCACGCTGCCTGCAAACCCCCCG GTCCCCACCACCAGCCCCTCCAGCCCTGGACCTCAGGAGCCGGAGAAGGGGGAGCGGAGGCTGTGGCCTCTGCCTCCTGTGGCCGTGGCCCTGAAGCCCGCGCTGCAGCAGAGCCGGGAAGCCGGGGAGGAGGCGCTCGGAGGGCCGCCGCCTGTCCTCTGCGGCTCCTCCACAGACCTCGGCCTCCTGCTGGGCCCCTCCTTCCAGAGCCAGCACTCTTTCCAGCCCCTGGAGCCAAAACTCACCTCATCCTCGG CTGGGACCTTCCACCCTGACCACAGGCCGGAGCGGCCGTTCCCTGAGGAAGATCCTGGGTCTGATGGCGACAGCTTCCTCAAGCAGGGGCTGCCGCCCCCCTCCCAGCTCGAGGGCCTCAAGCATTTTTTGCAGCAG CTGCTGGACACGGTCCCCCAGAACAGTGAGGCCCCCTCTGTGGATCTGTTACCCCCGAAGTCTG GTCCGCTGGCTGTCCCGTCCTGGGAGGATGCCCCTCGcgtgccccacctcccaccccccgttcATAAAACCAAAGTGCCCCTGGCCATGGCGTCCAGTCTTTTCCGGGCACACGAGCTTCCCTCAAGCCAGTCCCAGAGCAGCGGTCCCAGCGGCAGCTCCCCGGACACTG GTGGAGACGGGCTGGCTCCCGCGGGGCAGCTCATGGATGTGTCTCAGCTCTTGCGACTGTACCAGGCTCGGGGCTGGGGGGCGCTGCCGGCAGAGGACCTGCTGCTCTACCTGAAGAGGCAGGAACACGGCAG GACCGACAGCCGAGGGGATAACATCCCCAGAAGAAACACAGACTCCCGTTTGGGTGAGATCCCCCGGAAAGAG GTGCTCCCTCGCCGCCTTGCTCCAGCCCCTAAGACCGAAAAACCAGTTCGCAGGAAAGGTGgccaccctgcccccagcagcGCAAGGAGTCGGGGGGGCATCTGGAGATGA
- the CNTROB gene encoding centrobin isoform X3: protein MATSATSPGSPLRAEDLLSDSSEAPGLNQVSSEVTSQLYASLHLSRQAEATARAQLYLPTTSPPPHEMLDGLAQELSRSLSVGLENNLKKKVREDGSKHIFEMESVRGQLQSMLQNSRDAAYRDPVTPGPGSERREEDSFDSDSTATLLNSAQALEELFPRYASLRPGPPVNPPDFQGLKDALDSEHTRRKHCERHIQSLQTRVLELQQQLVVAVTADRKKDVMIEQLDKTLARVVEGWNRHEAERAEVLRGLQEERQAAELTRSKQQETVTHLEQSLSEAMEALTREQESARLQQRERETLEEERQALTLSLELEQQRSRALQEERDEARAGQLSEHRQLETLRLALEEERQAWAQQERQLQERCGALQEEARVQLEKEKGNAQREAQAAREAQQQLALVQSEVRRLEGELDTARRERDALQLEMSLVQARYESQRLQLESELAVRLEQQVTERLAQAQESSLRQAASLREQHRKQLRDLSAQHQQELSSQLAQFKGEAAEREERQRQVLQDYELRLAREQARVRDLQSGRQQLEEQRAELVERLQAMLQAHWEEANQLLSAPTLPANPPVPTTSPSSPGPQEPEKGERRLWPLPPVAVALKPALQQSREAGEEALGGPPPVLCGSSTDLGLLLGPSFQSQHSFQPLEPKLTSSSAGTFHPDHRPERPFPEEDPGSDGDSFLKQGLPPPSQLEGLKHFLQQLLDTVPQNSEAPSVDLLPPKSGPLAVPSWEDAPRVPHLPPPVHKTKVPLAMASSLFRAHELPSSQSQSSGPSGSSPDTGGDGLAPAGQLMDVSQLLRLYQARGWGALPAEDLLLYLKRQEHGRTDSRGDNIPRRNTDSRLGEIPRKEVLPRRLAPAPKTEKPVRRKGGHPAPSSARSRGGIWR from the exons ATGGCGACATCAGCTACCAGCCCCGGCTCACCTCTCCGGGCTGAGGATCTCCTGAGTGATTCATCAGAAGCCCCTGGGTTGAACCAAGTGTCCTCTGAGGTGACCTCCCAGCTCTATGCTTCTTTGCACCTTAGTCGCCAGGCGGAGGCCACCGCCCGAGCCCAGCTGtatctccccaccacctccccacctcctcatGAGATGTTAGATGGCTTGGCCCAGGAGCTGAGTCGCAGCTTGTCGGTTGGCTTGGAGAACAACTTGAAGAAAAAGGTGAGAGAG gatGGCTCCAAGCATATCTTTGAGATGGAAAGTGTTCGGGGTCAACTACAGAGCATGCTCCAGAACTCCCGGGATGCAGCCTATC GCGATCCCGTCACTCCGGGTCCTGGCTCAGAGAGACGAGAAGAGGACTCCTTTGACAGTGACAGCACAGCTACCTTGCTTAA CTCAGCCCAAGCCCTGGAGGAGTTGTTTCCCCGCTATGCCAGTCTTCGCCCAGGGCCCCCCGTCAATCCCCCGGATTTCCAAGGCCTGAAAGATGCTCTGGATTCCGAGCACACCCGTCGCAAG CATTGTGAGCGCCATATTCAGAGCCTCCAGACCCGGGTGCTGGAGCTCCAACAGCAGTTAGTTGTGGCTGTGACTGCAGACCGCAAGAAGGATGTCATGATCGAGCAGCTGGACAAG ACCCTGGCCCGAGTGGTGGAGGGCTGGAACCGTCATGAGGCTGAGCGGGCAGAGGTGCTGCGGGGGCTCCAGGAGGAACGGCAGGCCGCTGAGCTCACCAGGAGCAAGCAGCAGGAG ACAGTGACCCACCTGGAGCAGAGCCTTTCCGAGGCCATGGAGGCCCTGACTCGTGAGCAGGAAAGTGCAAGACTGCAGCAACGGGAAAGAGAGACACTG GAGGAGGAGCGGCAGGCGCTGACCCTGAGCTTGGAGCTGGAGCAGCAGCGGAGCCGGGCCCTGCAGGAGGAGCGGGATGAGGCTCGGGCGGGGCAGCTGAGTGAGCACCGGCAGCTGGAGACGCTGAGGCTGGCCCTGGAGGAGGAGCGACAGGCCTGGGCCCAGCAGGAGCGCCAGCTGCAGGAGCGCTGTGGAGCCCTGCAGGAGGAGGCGCGAGTGCAGCTGGAAAAGGAGAAG GGGAACGCACAGAGGGAGGCGCAGGCGGCACGGGAGGCCCAGCAGCAGCTCGCACTGGTGCAGTCAGAGGTGCGGCGGCTAGAGGGTGAACTGGACACGGCCCGGAGAGAGCGGGACGCCTTGCAGCTGGAGATGAGCTTGGTGCAG GCGCGCTACGAGAGCCAGCGGCTGCAGCTGGAGTCTGAGCTGGCCGTGCGGCTGGAGCAGCAGGTGACCGAGCGGCTGGCGCAAGCCCAGGAGAGCAGCCTCCGGCAGGCCGCCTCCCTGCGGGAGCAACACAG GAAGCAGCTGCGGGACCTGAGCGCACAGCACCAGCAGGAACTGTCCTCTCAGCTGGCCCAGTTCAAGGGGGAGGCGGCGGAGCGGGAGGAGCGTCAGCGGCAGGTGCTGCAGGACTACGAGCTCAG GCTGGCCCGGGAGCAGGCCCGGGTGCGTGACCTGCAGAGCGGCCGCCAGCAGCTGGAGGAGCAGCGGGCCGAGCTGGTGGAGAGGCTCCAGGCCATGCTGCAGGCCCACTGGGAGGAGGCAAACCAGCTGCTCAGTGCCCCCACGCTGCCTGCAAACCCCCCG GTCCCCACCACCAGCCCCTCCAGCCCTGGACCTCAGGAGCCGGAGAAGGGGGAGCGGAGGCTGTGGCCTCTGCCTCCTGTGGCCGTGGCCCTGAAGCCCGCGCTGCAGCAGAGCCGGGAAGCCGGGGAGGAGGCGCTCGGAGGGCCGCCGCCTGTCCTCTGCGGCTCCTCCACAGACCTCGGCCTCCTGCTGGGCCCCTCCTTCCAGAGCCAGCACTCTTTCCAGCCCCTGGAGCCAAAACTCACCTCATCCTCGG CTGGGACCTTCCACCCTGACCACAGGCCGGAGCGGCCGTTCCCTGAGGAAGATCCTGGGTCTGATGGCGACAGCTTCCTCAAGCAGGGGCTGCCGCCCCCCTCCCAGCTCGAGGGCCTCAAGCATTTTTTGCAGCAG CTGCTGGACACGGTCCCCCAGAACAGTGAGGCCCCCTCTGTGGATCTGTTACCCCCGAAGTCTG GTCCGCTGGCTGTCCCGTCCTGGGAGGATGCCCCTCGcgtgccccacctcccaccccccgttcATAAAACCAAAGTGCCCCTGGCCATGGCGTCCAGTCTTTTCCGGGCACACGAGCTTCCCTCAAGCCAGTCCCAGAGCAGCGGTCCCAGCGGCAGCTCCCCGGACACTG GTGGAGACGGGCTGGCTCCCGCGGGGCAGCTCATGGATGTGTCTCAGCTCTTGCGACTGTACCAGGCTCGGGGCTGGGGGGCGCTGCCGGCAGAGGACCTGCTGCTCTACCTGAAGAGGCAGGAACACGGCAG GACCGACAGCCGAGGGGATAACATCCCCAGAAGAAACACAGACTCCCGTTTGGGTGAGATCCCCCGGAAAGAG GTGCTCCCTCGCCGCCTTGCTCCAGCCCCTAAGACCGAAAAACCAGTTCGCAGGAAAGGTGgccaccctgcccccagcagcGCAAGGAGTCGGGGGGGCATCTGGAGATGA
- the CNTROB gene encoding centrobin isoform X6 — MATSATSPGSPLRAEDLLSDSSEAPGLNQVSSEVTSQLYASLHLSRQAEATARAQLYLPTTSPPPHEMLDGLAQELSRSLSVGLENNLKKKVREDGSKHIFEMESVRGQLQSMLQNSRDAAYRDPVTPGPGSERREEDSFDSDSTATLLNTRPLQDLSPSSSAQALEELFPRYASLRPGPPVNPPDFQGLKDALDSEHTRRKHCERHIQSLQTRVLELQQQLVVAVTADRKKDVMIEQLDKTLARVVEGWNRHEAERAEVLRGLQEERQAAELTRSKQQETVTHLEQSLSEAMEALTREQESARLQQRERETLARYESQRLQLESELAVRLEQQVTERLAQAQESSLRQAASLREQHRKQLRDLSAQHQQELSSQLAQFKGEAAEREERQRQVLQDYELRLAREQARVRDLQSGRQQLEEQRAELVERLQAMLQAHWEEANQLLSAPTLPANPPVPTTSPSSPGPQEPEKGERRLWPLPPVAVALKPALQQSREAGEEALGGPPPVLCGSSTDLGLLLGPSFQSQHSFQPLEPKLTSSSAGTFHPDHRPERPFPEEDPGSDGDSFLKQGLPPPSQLEGLKHFLQQLLDTVPQNSEAPSVDLLPPKSGPLAVPSWEDAPRVPHLPPPVHKTKVPLAMASSLFRAHELPSSQSQSSGPSGSSPDTGGDGLAPAGQLMDVSQLLRLYQARGWGALPAEDLLLYLKRQEHGRTDSRGDNIPRRNTDSRLGEIPRKEVLPRRLAPAPKTEKPVRRKGGHPAPSSARSRGGIWR; from the exons ATGGCGACATCAGCTACCAGCCCCGGCTCACCTCTCCGGGCTGAGGATCTCCTGAGTGATTCATCAGAAGCCCCTGGGTTGAACCAAGTGTCCTCTGAGGTGACCTCCCAGCTCTATGCTTCTTTGCACCTTAGTCGCCAGGCGGAGGCCACCGCCCGAGCCCAGCTGtatctccccaccacctccccacctcctcatGAGATGTTAGATGGCTTGGCCCAGGAGCTGAGTCGCAGCTTGTCGGTTGGCTTGGAGAACAACTTGAAGAAAAAGGTGAGAGAG gatGGCTCCAAGCATATCTTTGAGATGGAAAGTGTTCGGGGTCAACTACAGAGCATGCTCCAGAACTCCCGGGATGCAGCCTATC GCGATCCCGTCACTCCGGGTCCTGGCTCAGAGAGACGAGAAGAGGACTCCTTTGACAGTGACAGCACAGCTACCTTGCTTAA CACCCGGCCCCTGCAAGACTTGTCTCCGTCTAGCTCAGCCCAAGCCCTGGAGGAGTTGTTTCCCCGCTATGCCAGTCTTCGCCCAGGGCCCCCCGTCAATCCCCCGGATTTCCAAGGCCTGAAAGATGCTCTGGATTCCGAGCACACCCGTCGCAAG CATTGTGAGCGCCATATTCAGAGCCTCCAGACCCGGGTGCTGGAGCTCCAACAGCAGTTAGTTGTGGCTGTGACTGCAGACCGCAAGAAGGATGTCATGATCGAGCAGCTGGACAAG ACCCTGGCCCGAGTGGTGGAGGGCTGGAACCGTCATGAGGCTGAGCGGGCAGAGGTGCTGCGGGGGCTCCAGGAGGAACGGCAGGCCGCTGAGCTCACCAGGAGCAAGCAGCAGGAG ACAGTGACCCACCTGGAGCAGAGCCTTTCCGAGGCCATGGAGGCCCTGACTCGTGAGCAGGAAAGTGCAAGACTGCAGCAACGGGAAAGAGAGACACTG GCGCGCTACGAGAGCCAGCGGCTGCAGCTGGAGTCTGAGCTGGCCGTGCGGCTGGAGCAGCAGGTGACCGAGCGGCTGGCGCAAGCCCAGGAGAGCAGCCTCCGGCAGGCCGCCTCCCTGCGGGAGCAACACAG GAAGCAGCTGCGGGACCTGAGCGCACAGCACCAGCAGGAACTGTCCTCTCAGCTGGCCCAGTTCAAGGGGGAGGCGGCGGAGCGGGAGGAGCGTCAGCGGCAGGTGCTGCAGGACTACGAGCTCAG GCTGGCCCGGGAGCAGGCCCGGGTGCGTGACCTGCAGAGCGGCCGCCAGCAGCTGGAGGAGCAGCGGGCCGAGCTGGTGGAGAGGCTCCAGGCCATGCTGCAGGCCCACTGGGAGGAGGCAAACCAGCTGCTCAGTGCCCCCACGCTGCCTGCAAACCCCCCG GTCCCCACCACCAGCCCCTCCAGCCCTGGACCTCAGGAGCCGGAGAAGGGGGAGCGGAGGCTGTGGCCTCTGCCTCCTGTGGCCGTGGCCCTGAAGCCCGCGCTGCAGCAGAGCCGGGAAGCCGGGGAGGAGGCGCTCGGAGGGCCGCCGCCTGTCCTCTGCGGCTCCTCCACAGACCTCGGCCTCCTGCTGGGCCCCTCCTTCCAGAGCCAGCACTCTTTCCAGCCCCTGGAGCCAAAACTCACCTCATCCTCGG CTGGGACCTTCCACCCTGACCACAGGCCGGAGCGGCCGTTCCCTGAGGAAGATCCTGGGTCTGATGGCGACAGCTTCCTCAAGCAGGGGCTGCCGCCCCCCTCCCAGCTCGAGGGCCTCAAGCATTTTTTGCAGCAG CTGCTGGACACGGTCCCCCAGAACAGTGAGGCCCCCTCTGTGGATCTGTTACCCCCGAAGTCTG GTCCGCTGGCTGTCCCGTCCTGGGAGGATGCCCCTCGcgtgccccacctcccaccccccgttcATAAAACCAAAGTGCCCCTGGCCATGGCGTCCAGTCTTTTCCGGGCACACGAGCTTCCCTCAAGCCAGTCCCAGAGCAGCGGTCCCAGCGGCAGCTCCCCGGACACTG GTGGAGACGGGCTGGCTCCCGCGGGGCAGCTCATGGATGTGTCTCAGCTCTTGCGACTGTACCAGGCTCGGGGCTGGGGGGCGCTGCCGGCAGAGGACCTGCTGCTCTACCTGAAGAGGCAGGAACACGGCAG GACCGACAGCCGAGGGGATAACATCCCCAGAAGAAACACAGACTCCCGTTTGGGTGAGATCCCCCGGAAAGAG GTGCTCCCTCGCCGCCTTGCTCCAGCCCCTAAGACCGAAAAACCAGTTCGCAGGAAAGGTGgccaccctgcccccagcagcGCAAGGAGTCGGGGGGGCATCTGGAGATGA
- the CNTROB gene encoding centrobin isoform X4, whose protein sequence is MATSATSPGSPLRAEDLLSDSSEAPGLNQVSSEVTSQLYASLHLSRQAEATARAQLYLPTTSPPPHEMLDGLAQELSRSLSVGLENNLKKKVREDGSKHIFEMESVRGQLQSMLQNSRDAAYRDPVTPGPGSERREEDSFDSDSTATLLNTRPLQDLSPSSSAQALEELFPRYASLRPGPPVNPPDFQGLKDALDSEHTRRKHCERHIQSLQTRVLELQQQLVVAVTADRKKDVMIEQLDKTLARVVEGWNRHEAERAEVLRGLQEERQAAELTRSKQQETVTHLEQSLSEAMEALTREQESARLQQRERETLEEERQALTLSLELEQQRSRALQEERDEARAGQLSEHRQLETLRLALEEERQAWAQQERQLQERCGALQEEARVQLEKEKGNAQREAQAAREAQQQLALVQSEVRRLEGELDTARRERDALQLEMSLVQARYESQRLQLESELAVRLEQQVTERLAQAQESSLRQAASLREQHRKQLRDLSAQHQQELSSQLAQFKGEAAEREERQRQVLQDYELRLAREQARVRDLQSGRQQLEEQRAELVERLQAMLQAHWEEANQLLSAPTLPANPPVPTTSPSSPGPQEPEKGERRLWPLPPVAVALKPALQQSREAGEEALGGPPPVLCGSSTDLGLLLGPSFQSQHSFQPLEPKLTSSSAGTFHPDHRPERPFPEEDPGSDGDSFLKQGLPPPSQLEGLKHFLQQGTLLCCPHSCWTRSPRTVRPPLWICYPRSLVRWLSRPGRMPLACPTSHPPFIKPKCPWPWRPVFSGHTSFPQASPRAAVPAAAPRTLVETGWLPRGSSWMCLSSCDCTRLGAGGRCRQRTCCST, encoded by the exons ATGGCGACATCAGCTACCAGCCCCGGCTCACCTCTCCGGGCTGAGGATCTCCTGAGTGATTCATCAGAAGCCCCTGGGTTGAACCAAGTGTCCTCTGAGGTGACCTCCCAGCTCTATGCTTCTTTGCACCTTAGTCGCCAGGCGGAGGCCACCGCCCGAGCCCAGCTGtatctccccaccacctccccacctcctcatGAGATGTTAGATGGCTTGGCCCAGGAGCTGAGTCGCAGCTTGTCGGTTGGCTTGGAGAACAACTTGAAGAAAAAGGTGAGAGAG gatGGCTCCAAGCATATCTTTGAGATGGAAAGTGTTCGGGGTCAACTACAGAGCATGCTCCAGAACTCCCGGGATGCAGCCTATC GCGATCCCGTCACTCCGGGTCCTGGCTCAGAGAGACGAGAAGAGGACTCCTTTGACAGTGACAGCACAGCTACCTTGCTTAA CACCCGGCCCCTGCAAGACTTGTCTCCGTCTAGCTCAGCCCAAGCCCTGGAGGAGTTGTTTCCCCGCTATGCCAGTCTTCGCCCAGGGCCCCCCGTCAATCCCCCGGATTTCCAAGGCCTGAAAGATGCTCTGGATTCCGAGCACACCCGTCGCAAG CATTGTGAGCGCCATATTCAGAGCCTCCAGACCCGGGTGCTGGAGCTCCAACAGCAGTTAGTTGTGGCTGTGACTGCAGACCGCAAGAAGGATGTCATGATCGAGCAGCTGGACAAG ACCCTGGCCCGAGTGGTGGAGGGCTGGAACCGTCATGAGGCTGAGCGGGCAGAGGTGCTGCGGGGGCTCCAGGAGGAACGGCAGGCCGCTGAGCTCACCAGGAGCAAGCAGCAGGAG ACAGTGACCCACCTGGAGCAGAGCCTTTCCGAGGCCATGGAGGCCCTGACTCGTGAGCAGGAAAGTGCAAGACTGCAGCAACGGGAAAGAGAGACACTG GAGGAGGAGCGGCAGGCGCTGACCCTGAGCTTGGAGCTGGAGCAGCAGCGGAGCCGGGCCCTGCAGGAGGAGCGGGATGAGGCTCGGGCGGGGCAGCTGAGTGAGCACCGGCAGCTGGAGACGCTGAGGCTGGCCCTGGAGGAGGAGCGACAGGCCTGGGCCCAGCAGGAGCGCCAGCTGCAGGAGCGCTGTGGAGCCCTGCAGGAGGAGGCGCGAGTGCAGCTGGAAAAGGAGAAG GGGAACGCACAGAGGGAGGCGCAGGCGGCACGGGAGGCCCAGCAGCAGCTCGCACTGGTGCAGTCAGAGGTGCGGCGGCTAGAGGGTGAACTGGACACGGCCCGGAGAGAGCGGGACGCCTTGCAGCTGGAGATGAGCTTGGTGCAG GCGCGCTACGAGAGCCAGCGGCTGCAGCTGGAGTCTGAGCTGGCCGTGCGGCTGGAGCAGCAGGTGACCGAGCGGCTGGCGCAAGCCCAGGAGAGCAGCCTCCGGCAGGCCGCCTCCCTGCGGGAGCAACACAG GAAGCAGCTGCGGGACCTGAGCGCACAGCACCAGCAGGAACTGTCCTCTCAGCTGGCCCAGTTCAAGGGGGAGGCGGCGGAGCGGGAGGAGCGTCAGCGGCAGGTGCTGCAGGACTACGAGCTCAG GCTGGCCCGGGAGCAGGCCCGGGTGCGTGACCTGCAGAGCGGCCGCCAGCAGCTGGAGGAGCAGCGGGCCGAGCTGGTGGAGAGGCTCCAGGCCATGCTGCAGGCCCACTGGGAGGAGGCAAACCAGCTGCTCAGTGCCCCCACGCTGCCTGCAAACCCCCCG GTCCCCACCACCAGCCCCTCCAGCCCTGGACCTCAGGAGCCGGAGAAGGGGGAGCGGAGGCTGTGGCCTCTGCCTCCTGTGGCCGTGGCCCTGAAGCCCGCGCTGCAGCAGAGCCGGGAAGCCGGGGAGGAGGCGCTCGGAGGGCCGCCGCCTGTCCTCTGCGGCTCCTCCACAGACCTCGGCCTCCTGCTGGGCCCCTCCTTCCAGAGCCAGCACTCTTTCCAGCCCCTGGAGCCAAAACTCACCTCATCCTCGG CTGGGACCTTCCACCCTGACCACAGGCCGGAGCGGCCGTTCCCTGAGGAAGATCCTGGGTCTGATGGCGACAGCTTCCTCAAGCAGGGGCTGCCGCCCCCCTCCCAGCTCGAGGGCCTCAAGCATTTTTTGCAGCAG GGAACCTTACTGTGTTGTCCCCACAGCTGCTGGACACGGTCCCCCAGAACAGTGAGGCCCCCTCTGTGGATCTGTTACCCCCGAAGTCTG GTCCGCTGGCTGTCCCGTCCTGGGAGGATGCCCCTCGcgtgccccacctcccaccccccgttcATAAAACCAAAGTGCCCCTGGCCATGGCGTCCAGTCTTTTCCGGGCACACGAGCTTCCCTCAAGCCAGTCCCAGAGCAGCGGTCCCAGCGGCAGCTCCCCGGACACTG GTGGAGACGGGCTGGCTCCCGCGGGGCAGCTCATGGATGTGTCTCAGCTCTTGCGACTGTACCAGGCTCGGGGCTGGGGGGCGCTGCCGGCAGAGGACCTGCTGCTCTACCTGA